The following coding sequences are from one Oncorhynchus keta strain PuntledgeMale-10-30-2019 unplaced genomic scaffold, Oket_V2 Un_contig_26779_pilon_pilon, whole genome shotgun sequence window:
- the LOC127922703 gene encoding uncharacterized protein LOC127922703, translating into MERVRFEKEVLFGPLRLTADDVHCLQQNTPEKFYDVSLYTITRLEEVRGLFRANATAPALVDFNVESMCRHNMRVLTVHMFNPWVTEETLVCYLSRYVTILPGVRDIKDALGIWTGKRQFRVLLKEDETGHDGYRHPPASFSIGADRGYLMYAGQPRFCRKCSTYGHLADACSQTRCRNCGTIGHTMRDCTVPKRCSLCNSEDHLFRHYARAVSGKRAQSGKRPDEGEGMELPAMDEVVDELVMERELRESEESGSETPSSSHEEIGEGDSSWNKQVEEEKGEPTAPAATESWTTVRERRKCSVKRKQMSPVSPLIRMEATEKSALGGNRFSCFESGKSEEKSEGNLGSAEETLLSLSGAASIESSGLAPSGVPAPTQMEGEHEEEDSVFPTPVLVDSPPT; encoded by the coding sequence ATGGAGAGAGTTCGTTTTGAAAAGGAAGTTCTGTTTGGACCTCTACGCCTGACAGCAGACGATGTGCACTGCCTGCAACAGAACACACCTGAGAAGTTCTACGATGTGTCTCTCTACACCATCACACGGCTGGAGGAAGTAAGAGGGCTCTTCCGTGCGAACGCGACAGCACCCGCCCTCGTGGATTTTAACGTTGAGTCCATGTGCAGGCACAATATGAGGGTGCTAACGGTGCACATGTTCAACCCATGGGTCACTGAAGAAACGTTAGTGTGCTACCTCAGCCGGTATGTGACCATCTTGCCTGGAGTGAGAGACATTAAGGACGCCCTAGGCATCTGGACAGGGAAGAGGCAGTTTCGTGTGCTGCTAAAGGAGGACGAGACCGGCCATGATGGTTACCGCCATCCTCCCGCTTCTTTTTCCATCGGCGCAGACAGGGGCTACCTCATGTATGCTGGACAGCCTCGTTTCTGCAGGAAGTGTAGCACGTACGGGCACCTCGCGGATGCCTGCTCGCAGACAAGGTGCAGAAACTGTGGGACTATTGGACATACAATGAGGGATTGCACCGTGCCCAAGCGCTGCAGTTTGTGCAACTCGGAGGACCACCTGTTCCGCCATTACGCCAGAGCGGTGAGCGGGAAAAGAGCGCAGAGCGGGAAAAGACCAGATGAGGGAGAAGGCATGGAACTACCCGCTATGGATGAGGTTGTGGATGagctagtgatggagagagaactGCGAGAGTCCGAGGAGAGCGGGAGTGAGACGCCATCATCATCTCACGAGGAGATAGGAGAAGGGGACAGCAGTTGGAATAAGcaagtggaggaggagaagggagagccCACCGCGCCCGCGGCTACCGAGAGCTGGACaacggtgagagagaggagaaagtgcTCGGTGAAAAGGAAGCAGATGAGCCCTGTTTCCCCACTCATCCGCATGGAGGCGACGGAGAAGTCCGCTTTGGGGGGGAATCGcttcagttgttttgaaagcgggAAGTCTGAGGAGAAAAGCGAGGGAAACCTGGGCAGTGCAGAGGAGACTCTGCTATCCCTGTCAGGCGCGGCCTCCATCGAGAGCAGCGGTCTGGCACCCAGTGGGGTTCCTGCACCCACGCAGATGGAGGGGGAGCATGAGGAGGAGGACAGTGTTTTCCCGACCCCTGTCTTGGTGGACAGTCCTCCGACTG